Proteins from one Malaya genurostris strain Urasoe2022 chromosome 2, Malgen_1.1, whole genome shotgun sequence genomic window:
- the LOC131430262 gene encoding lipase 1-like encodes MVTIGWCILFACTFWAQTEPASVEDFVSEISENDIGTKKVIKWFNIDYEDGDLLVPQLVVKYGYQVESHMVTTEDGYMLTMFRILPRHPSTTKKFPVLMVHGFLGSSADFVVSGPNNSLAYLLADNGYDVWLANVRGTRYSRNHTTLLVDTEEYWDFSWHEIGYHDLPAMIDHVLMETTAPKLQYIGHSQGCTTYFVMSSTRPKYNKKIALMTALAPAVVLKRVRSPILRLLLEIQDQLKEVLDALNVHEIPYIQSIHHLIGSLCPVAEKENLCTQLLGQITGPHPEMWDQELGLVYMGHAPSGASTKQLYHFAQLVRSRLFRQYDYGRKGNLQTYSNWKPPVYNLNVSSAPVQIYYGLNDWMVYYRDVEQLATMIPRLVGVNAVADEKYNHIDFLLAKNARSQVYDKLLPVLEQYNNNNNHNSD; translated from the exons ATGGTTACTATCGGTTGGTGTATTTTGTTTGCCTGTACTTTCTGGGCCCAAACGGAACCGGCTTCGGTAGAAGATTTCGTCAGTGAGATAAGTGAAAACGATATCGGGACGAAGAAAGTGATCAAGTGGTTCAACATTGACTACGAAGATGGAGATTTGCTGGTT CCGCAGTTGGTTGTCAAATATGGTTACCAAGTGGAAAGTCACATGGTGACGACCGAGGACGGTTACATGTTGACAATGTTTCGTATTTTACCGCGACATCCCTCAACAACGAAAAAGTTTCCTGTCCTGATGGTCCACGGATTTCTCGGTAGCTCAGCTGATTTCGTGGTCAGTGGTCCAAACAATAGCTTAGCCTATTTGCTGGCCGATAATGGCTACGACGTGTGGCTAGCGAATGTCCGTGGAACACGTTATTCCCGGAACCATACAACTTTGCTCGTTGACACTGAAGAATATTGGGATTTCTCTTGGCACGAGATTGGCTACCACGATCTACCGGCAATGATCGATCACGTGTTGATGGAAACAACTGCCCCGAAGCTTCAGTACATAGGACATTCCCAAGGCTGTACAACCTATTTTGTAATGAGCTCTACTAGACCGAAGTACAATAAGAAAATTGCTCTCATGACAGCACTCGCCCCGGCCGTTGTTCTCAAGCGAGTTCGTAGTCCGATTCTTCGGCTACTGTTAGAGATTCAAGACCAACTGAAGGAGGTACTGGATGCTCTGAATGTTCACGAGATACCGTACATTCAAAGTATCCATCACCTTATTGGTTCATTGTGTCCGGTAGCGGAAAAGGAAAATCTTTGCACTCAACTGCTCGGGCAGATAACGGGACCACACCCCGAGATGTGGGATCAG GAACTGGGTCTCGTCTACATGGGCCACGCCCCGTCCGGCGCTTCAACGAAGCAGTTATATCATTTCGCACAGCTAGTTCGCAGCAGGCTTTTCCGGCAGTATGATTACGGCAGGAAAGGAAACTTGCAAACATACAGCAACTGGAAACCTCCGGTCTACAACCTGAACGTCTCGTCCGCTCCGGTTCAGATCTATTACGGACTCAACGACTGGATGGTGTACTACCGAGACGTCGAACAATTGGCCACGATGATTCCTCGGCTGGTGGGGGTCAACGCCGTCGCCGATGAAAAATACAATCACATTGATTTTCTGCTGGCGAAAAATGCCCGTTCGCAGGTTTACGATAAGCTGCTGCCCGTGCTGGAACagtacaacaataacaataatcacAATAGCGATTGA